TTCGCCAGTCAGAATGTCGACTGCGACGATGCGATAGGTTTCCGGAGTCGCCTTGCCGCGACGAGCTAGTTTATCTTCGATCGGTTTTGGCAACCGGTCCAGGCAGAAGACAGTGCCGTCGCCAGCCGCAATTCCGTTGTGCAGAAAACTGTGTCGTGCGTCCAGTTTCCAGAGTTGTTTTCCACTGTGGCGATCGAAGGCAATCAGCCCGGCGCTCGCTGAAGTGTCGAAGCTTTTTGAACCGAAGCCGGTCGAATTCCGACTTAGCTTCCCGTCACTTTCTGAAAAATCAAGACCGTGACGTGTCCGGAAGTTTGCGAAGCCGTTACCGGCCAGCAGCACATCCTTGTAGACACCGATGTAGCCCCACAACGGCTGCTGGCCGTCTGACTTCGGCAATGAGATCGTTTTTACTGTTTTACCGTTCGACGGATCCAGAAGCAGGCAGGCGCCACCGACGGCAAGATAGACGGCCTCCGACGTGACCACGTAATTCGTCCCGCGCCCGTTGGCTCCGGGGATGTGAACCTGGTTGTAGGCTGTGTCCAGCGGAGTGTCTTTGTAGGTGTCGTCAAAGTAGATGTCGGACGTCCCGAGGTCCTCGAAAACGCGGTGCCAGATGACTCGGCCCGTATAGACGTCTCGGCAACTTAGCGAGTTATGTCCTTCGACATACAGCCGGCCATCGACAACCTGTTCCGGCGGCCCGTGACCATGACGCGGCAAAACGTCTTCGTTTGAACTTCCGCCGAACCACAGCAGACCCAACGGCGCCTTGACTCGACTGTCATCCGATTTCACAGTGTTGGCGACATCGCCGTATTGGTGAGTCCAGTCTGCAGATCCGGTCAGCGCGCCCACGCGTGTTACAACCGCTTGATTGTTTGCCAGGTTCACGGTCGCGTTTTCAAGATCAGCCTGCTTCAGGGCATCGCCAACAGCTTTCGGCACAGCACTGTCGTGCAGAACGATCAAGGTTCCGCCATACGGTCGCACGCTGTCAAACGCGGCATTCAATTCACCAGCGTCACTGACGAGTGGCTTGGCGAACTGTTCACCGACGATGACCGCGTTGGCAATGTATTGCGGCGCTCGGTACGACTTGGGTGTCCCCGTGTGAACCGTGATGCGTGAGCCGTACAGACCAGCCGCGTCAAAGTGCCGTCGCAGGCGTTCGACGGATTCTTGATCTTCGTTGACGACGACAAGCTGCACTTTCGACGCTGCCAGCACGCCGAAAATTTGAGCTGCATCGTGGGCACCAAACCACAGCACGTAGCCGCCGCTTGAATCGACATTCTGAAGAAGTGACTTCGCGAAATCAGCATTTGCTGGGTGGTTTGCTGGTGCCGCACGGTTCGCATCAACGACCGGCGAACCGCTTCCACGACCTTCGCCGAAGACATGAATCTGGCCGTCCAACGTGACGGCCGCCAGACGCTGGTTGGCGGCCACCAGTCGAAGAACTTCGCCTGCAACTTTGAACGATGAACCAACGTGAGGCGGCTTTCGTAGATCGTCCGCTAATTTGATGGCTGTGATTGATCCTTCGCCAGCGGCGTACAGCGTGTCGCCAGCCAGAATCAGATCGCCGCGTCCGTCAGCTTCGACTTCCCACACCAGCTTCTTTTGAGTCTTCTTGTCCACGTCGTGAACGTCGAACGCCTGCACGACGGGCTTGTCATCTCGCATCAGAAAGGTATAGATCAGTTCGTCAGTCAGCACTGGTTCGTTGACCACGAATGATGTCTTCTTTCCGTCTTCCAGATTGTGACCTCGTACGCCACGCAGCCGTGTGTGGACGTAGAATTCGTCACGGTGAGCGATCACCAGTGAACCACCGGTCCCTTTTCCGCCGGCGTTGATGTCGAAGTACTTCTGTTGGCCGGTCGTGCGATCCAGCACGGCTGGCACACTGCGACCGCCCGGTACAATTAAGCTGTCTCCTGCAACGCCGAGCGTCCCCTGTGGAGCGACGCCGGCAAACGAAGGAGCACTGTGGGGTTGCTTGATGTAGTCAGCAGACGTGGCGTCATTCACCCACAACACACTGCCATCAGCAGGATCGATGGCGTAGATAAACGTCCCCATGAACGGCCAGATGCTCGCCGCAAAGTACACCGTGTCATCGACAACAACAGGGCCACCGCGCGCCGGCCATGCTGAAATGACGCGTTCGTTGCCCAGAACTTTGCGGTCCGACGGTCCGCCGCGACGTTTCCAAACCAAGCTGCCGTCATCGGCATTCACGCAGTGAAGGTACCCATCGTCACTAACGCAGATCACGCGATCCTTCCACGCCACTGGAGGAAAGCGGATCGGGCCATCGGTGAAGTAAGACCACAATTCGGTCCCATCAGCCAGATTCAGAGCAACAATTTTGTCAGTGTCGTTGAAGCCGACGAACATTCGACCGTCGCTGATGATCGGTTCGAAAATCCGGTCATACGGCATCAGGTCATGGTTGAGCGGATCGTCCCACACCTGCTCACGCTGACTGTAGCGACGTGTCCATTGCAGGTTCAGCTCCGCGGGCAACGCGTTGGCAGACGCTGCCGTATGGCCAGCATCGAATCGCCATTGAGGCCAATCATCGTTCGCAAAAACATCGAGACTGGTGATGCTGAGAAGGACGACGGCGGTCAAGCAACGAAACACGTTCATTTGACACCTCTAAGGATCCAACAAGTGGTTCGGGGGCGGGGAGGTCGGCGGGAGTGTCACTGTAACGCCGCAGACGCAGCCAACAAAGCGGCTGTCTACCGTTCACCACAAAAATTAACGGGACTCGTCGGCTATGCTGCATTATTGAACTGAGCCAGCAATAACTGAGTTCACTTTCCATAGCCGGCGGGCGGCCACCGCATGCTGCCGCAATGTCCGCAGCTCATGACGGAGTCGTCTATTCTTCGATGATGGGAAAGCGGTTGAACAGTACGCACCAGTTCCACAGTGGATACGGTTGGCCGGCTCGCGTGCCATAGGCTGTGTCGCCAAACTTATGGATGGCCTGTTCGGGATCGGAATCCCGCAGGTTGCCGTATGAAAAACATCGCAGTGCTGTCAGAGTCTGCCCCACGGCAAAGTCCTTGCCGTTCCGGCGTTCACGATTTTCAAAGCTTAGGATGATGTTGCCATCGACTTCAGTCACTTGCCGAATGGGAGCTCGAGCGTAGTTGTCGCCGGAATCCATGTTGGTCACGTGAAAGGCGCCTTCGGCCTGCAATCTTTTTAGTCGATTGTCCAAGGGCCCGGCGATCACCAGTTCCGTTGTTGGCTCAGTGTCGCGCGGTGGTCCTTTTTGAATCTCCAGGATTTTTCCCAATTGACCAGCATACGGCAGTCCGTAGCTCAACGTGCAGGTCGTTCCTTCTTTCACCGGCGACTTCAAGCGGATGCGAACGCTTGTTGGCGATTTGATTTCCACATCCTTTATTGCCAGGACCGCTCGGTTCGCGTCGCGGATCTGGAATCCATACAGCGAATGGAAAGCGTCTCCCAGCGGATACTGCTCACCCGCCAGGAACGACTTGTCCAGCACGAGCGGAGGGCGCGGAACATCGAATTCTGCTACGACGCTGCCACGGTCAGAAGCCAGCGATGCTGCTAGAGGACGCAGTGGCTGCCAGTCTTCGCCTTCGACAAGAGTTCGATGAATGACCTTGGCCACTTGTTCGCCGTACCAGCGTTCGCCGTCGGCAGACATATGAATCGGATCACCGTGCCGACTCGCGTAGCGGCTGTTGACGCCACTAGGAATCATGTAGTGAGGACCAACCATCGTGATGTTGGCGTCGCGGTCTGCCGCCATCAACTGAGCTTCACCCGCTGGCCCCTGAGTTTGATACGTGAACATTGGAATGTCATCCGCCTGCCCGGTGATCAATTTCAGATCGCGAGACCATTGCTGTCGGTAGTCAACTAAACGGTCGCGGTACCATTCCTGTCCGTCGGGACGTTGAAGTTCCTCGCCCCAACGACTGGGATTGATTCCTCCGGTTGGTCCGCCGTTGGCTTCTCCTTGCATCCAGATCAACGCAGCAATCGAAAATGTCTTGCCCAGAGATTCCGCCTGAACATAAGCGCGTCGCGCGTCGTCGAGACTGGTTTTGTAGTACCCACCGCCATGCCGTCGATTCTCCGGGGTTCGAGCATCATTCGACTGATCGACGCTGGATAGTTCATCAATCAATCGTCCTCCCTGCCCTGCATAGGTTACAAGCAATTGAGGATTCTGCGTGCGCTTCTGTGTGGTGCCCGAAAGCGATGCTACCAGACGCGACTTCAAATGATCGGCCATGCCATTGGCGATCGTTTCGCCCAGGCCGCCAGACTGAGTCGCCGTGAGTGGGGCGAAGGTAAACTGAGCGTCAGGCCGTTTCTCCGGTTCCACGCAATGTTGCCGCGCAGCCCAGGTGCGGACTCCACGATGGAACATAATATTCCCCCAGCCGGAATCGGTCGGGGTCACGACTGGCACGGATTCCGCCCCTTCACACAACGATTGCCCCATCATCCACAACCCAACGATATCCTGTTGGAAGGCCGAATGATCAGGCGACGTAGTTTCTTTTCTTTGCGAGGCTTCGTCGCATAAACCGGGGCACACCAACAAGGCAACAAGGCCAGCCATTCGGGGAAATTGCATCATGTTCGCCGTTTTTTCAATTGCTGGATAAAGCGTTATGTATTGTGTTGAGGCAGATTATATGAGGTGAAAGCAGCGATTCGCCCCATCGAAAGCAAGCTCAAAGCTACTCGCAATACCTGCTCACCCGTCGTTGGTCCGTCAGAACCTTCGGCATGGTAGCGGGCCGGATTTCCTGTCGTCTTTGTAACGCAGCCCAACGTCAACGCCCAGCGCCTTCATCTAACTTTACAAACATCAGGCCGGATACCGCGCGTGCGTTGGGGGCTGCTTCCGCGCTGGCTACGCTTCAACTATGTTGCCGCTGCAAGCGTCCCAACGATCCTGACGCTTATTGACACGGACTCAAGAGTTTAGGCATTCCAACTCAACGAACTCGCAATCAGGGAAGAACTGCAATTTCAACGCGCCGATTAGCTATTCATGATGGCCATCCCCTGGCCTGATTGGTGGGGACGACGGATCGAATGAATGCGTTGGTCACTATAAATCGAGCTTCGGTCGGGGTCGGACGGCAATGGGCTGGAAGATCCATGGGAAACGTTCCAGTCCGGTTTCGGGTTGTCGTGACATTGTCCAGCGCAGCCAGTCGGTGTTGACGATATCAATGCATAGCTTCAACCCTCCGGTTTCCGATCCAGCTCGCAAATGATAACCGGGCGGCACGGCTTTTGTGGTCAGCAGAATCGGGCGGCGTTCCGTCGGAGTTGCCTCCAATTTTGAATAGGCGACCCAGACATGATTGCTGGCTGGCCAGGATGCCACGTTCAGATCGTATAACAAGACAACATCCGACCAGCGACACGCTTCCTGATAATTGTCCGTTTGAAATGTCGTTAGGGCGCCGAGGTCTCGGTTGAGCGTGAATACTGGGCGTGAGCGAGGCCAGCAGAGCGCAAGGCAGACGGCCATAGATATGATTGCAACCACCGAGGTTTGCCATGACCGATGCATTTTGTCCCTCGTTTGCCCGATGCACCACAGCATCACGGTCGGGGGTAACAGCGGGACCAGATAGTGAAGGTTCTTTGACGCTGAACAAAGCACAATCGTGAGATAGCACAAAATGACGGTCGCGACAGTTTGCTCCCAACTCGATCGAAACAATGCTCGAATCACGGCCACCGCCGGCAATCCTCCGCAACCCAGGACGAAGTACCCTGTGTAGATTCCGTTGGCATACAATCGAGGGTACGGCGCGAAGAAGTCGACGATGTATTCGCCCTGCAAGGTTGCTCGCCAGCCTTCCAACAAACCTTCACTCCAGCCCCACAGGACATACGACCCTGCAATCCCGGCCAGAGCTGTTGCTCCCATTATGCCCGCTTTCAACAAACGAGTTCTCTCCATCGGCCGCCAAAACAATGCGGCGATACCCGTAAGTACAAACATCACCGGCCCGGCATACAGAACCAGCGAGCCCAGAACAGTAGCAACGATGTAGGCCGCGCAATCTTTTTGCAGCAGAGCATCGAACGACAGCAGCAGGCAGAGCGTAAACAGGGCGTCGGGAACGCCGGGATTTGCCAGGTCCGCCATATAGGGGTTGTAGCCCACGTAAAACGTATTCCACAGCGTCACCAAAAGAACGCTTAGCGACATAACCGTCGCCGTTCCCCAGGTGACGTTCCCGAAATGTTTGATCATCCGAAAGCACACCAGCAGAATACCCAGCCAACACACCCAATAAGAAAGGCGAGTTGCCAGTTCATGATCGCCCAGCAGCACCTGCAGCCCGACGGTCCAATAGGAATTGATCAATGCCGGATTAACGATCACCGCACCGAAGCGATCGATTGTTTCAATTTCCCAGGTCGGCAGTACGTGCTGACGAAGGCTGCGAGCCAGTTCGAGGCTCTCAACGCCATCACCGTTGAAGCACTGCAGGAACTGTTCAGAACTAAACAGCAACACACCGGCGATGATGGTCGTGATGCTCACGCCGACTGCTTTGCGATGCCGTTGCCAAAACGATGCAAGTTCCGAAAACGATTCGCCGCTTCTGCTGACGACGATTGCCAGCCCGATTGACCAGACCAACCAGCCGACAAAGAAACTCAGACGGTCAATCCCCACGGTCGGCCGCAACACCAGGCACAATAGAAACAGTGCCAGCGAGTTAAAGGCGAAACTCCAGACATGAGTAGTCGAACGAAATCTGGTGCGGCTGCGGAATGCCAGCAGGCCGAGCACTGCGGGCGTTCCGAACAGGAACAAGGTCGCTCCTGCCGCAATCAGCACCAGTGCCGTCAGATGAGTGATCGATATCTCGCCCGCCGATCTGGGATCGAAACAGGCAGCCGACCAGAAGTCGGTTTGACCGGTCGTCTTCGCCAACGCCCATGCCGCCAGCAGGTACATGGCCGCGGGAATCAATGGGCTGAGTACGACAAGCCAGCGTGCGCGCCTCGTGGCACTATTGGGAATGTTTGCGGGTACGGTCACGTCGTCTCTGAGCGGTAAGAGGCCAATCGATAGTCATGAAGGATCATCACGGTTCCAGCGGAAGAATCCAGGGCTGATGCCGCCACGACCTGTGCTGCATCGCCAGGTCGGTGTCCGGGGCGAGCAGTGGTTGTTGCTCACGGCCGTTTAATGAGACCGACGTCAGTGCACGAATTTGAACATCTTCATACCCAGCAGCACGCATTTCGTTGGCCAGAAAGTGGCTGAATTCCAGAATCAGGTCGGGATGCCCGGACATCCGGATCACTTGTTTTTCTGTCAGCGAAGTTGGGGGCCGAATGTGCCACGTCCGCTGAGCAGCGGGCGAAGATGCCACGAAAACAACGTCGCGACACGCTTTGACTCGATGCATAAGCCGCCATGAAAAATTCTGGCCTTCTTCCGTCCAGTTGGGATTGCCGGGATAAAGATGATGCCGCAGCGGAATCAAAAGCTGGGTGGTCACGTAGACCGCTAAAAACGCCAGCGTCCACCATTGACCTGCAAAGTTTGTTTCTGCGGTCGGATTTGCCAATCCGTTGGGCACGCCTTTGCAACGTTTCGCTGCTGCTTGCCAAAACAGAAAACGACGCGGCCAGGATGGTTCGAAGAAAATTGTCGTCAACGCGATCATCAGCCACGGAAAGATTCCGATGTCAAACAGAAGTACATTCAGGAGGTGAAATCCGATTGCGACGAGGAACGCGAACGTTCGAGTCGGACGCCACAGCAGCAAGGGGATGATCAGGAGGTCGAATGCCAGGCCGCCATAGCTGAATAACGCGATCATCCATTCCTCGCGGAAAAACGCCCCGAGGATCGGGAAATCTGTTTCCCGGGCAAGCAACAAACGGACAGGTTGCAAGCGGATGATCCAATCCTGCTCGAGTTTCGCGAAGCCTGAATAGACATACACAATTCCCACTTGGAATCTCACCAACCACAACATCCAAACCGGCACAACAGACAAACGCAATTTGGGACGCCAACAGACATCCAGAGAAAAACTGCCGTGCGCCGGCACGACGGCCAGAATACCGCTCAGCAAAATTATCAGGTAGTAATGGTTGTGATACGCGGTTCGGTCCAGCAACAGTACATAGGTAAATCCCACGCAGAACAGCAGTGCGGCATAGCGATAGAACAATCCCAAAACGATGCATGCGGCCAGAACACTGAGTGCAGCAAAATGCAATCGCATGCCGGGCTCCGGCCAGGGGTGCACCCAGTTGAATCCGAGGTAGCGGAAGTGAAACTGATCGGAATCGTAAAGGGCGTCGATGGCTCCAGACTGAAACAGCTCCCGCAAATGCCACAGCAAAATTGTGCCAAAGGCAATTCGTATGAACACAAGGCTCGCAATGTCCACGGGGCGAAACAGTCGGCTCAGCACGGTCGGGCGATCTTTAGCAAGACCCACGACATCGGTTGTGGTTCCAGCCATCATAAAGAACCCGCATCTTCTGTCGCGGCGGGAAACAGTTCTGGAAAATCCTCTGCCCAGTCTCGCACTGGCACGTTCCATAGTTGCTCAGGCACTGCCTCCGTCAGGGGGAGCACGAATGGCCGGTGGAACATCGAACGTTGTTCCTGCGACAAATCCAGTTCGGGATCGATTAACAGCTGAGGCCGCCGCCCATTTAACGACACAAGTGCGACGGCGTGAATCTCGAAGTTTTCAAAGCCGTCCTTTTGAAAGCCTTCCGAAAGACGGTGAGCAAGCTGCAGAATCAGATCGGGATCGCTGATCAGTCGTCGATATTGAAACCGCGACAACATCGGGCGAACGTCAATCGGCAGCCGTTGCGACGTTCCAGGCTTGACGGCATGAAACGCGACGCCCCCTCGTTTGTGGTTGAGCATCATTCGCCACGCAAAGTTGTCTCCTTCGCCCGTCCAGCTCGGATTGCCGGGATACAGGTGATGGCGAAATGGGACCAGCAGTTGCACTACAACAAATAACAGCAGGACGAACACCGTCGCGGTATTAGGATCTTTTTCAGCGGCGGCAACAGGTTCGGTGATCTCCACAGCCGGACGCTGGTCTGACGCCTGGTTGCGGCCCCCAAACCGCATGGCTCGACGAGGCCAATCTGGCGGGAGAAACAGCGTCGTTGCGGCGATCATCAGCCATGGAAACACACCGATATCAAACAGAACGGCGTTGATGGTGTGAAACAAAGCCGCGATCGCGAAGGCGGCCATCCGAGTTCTCGGCCACAGTAGGCACGGCACGATTGGCAAATCAAACAGCAGACCGCCGTAGACGATACTCCAGGCAGCCGTGTTGTGTTGCAGCCAGCTGCCAATGAACGGAACGTCCAGGCGTTCCTGCAGCCCCAATTGGACAGCCGCGCCCTGCAGCCAGTCGCGATCAAGTTTTGCGATGCCAGCATAAATATACGGAATCGCAATCTGAAATCGCAGCAGCCACAGTGTCCAGGCGGGCGTCGTCGAACCGGAATGTCTGCCCGGCCGCAGGCTGTCGCCCGACCAAACTCGGTGCGCCGGAACGAATGCCATGACGAAACAGAGCAGGCATATTAAATATTCATGATTCAGGTAGTAAGTTTTTTCCAACAGGAACAGATACAGGGGGATTGCACGTTAAGTCATTTGCCGAACAGGACTTTCGCGAGGTATGTCTCATCCCAGGCAGCATTGAGTCTTTTGTTTTTGATCCCCACCTTGGCTGTGGATTCGTTTTTCAGAAGACTCAACGCCGTGCGGCGAAGGATGCTGAAGTTCATATCTGCGTGGCCTTTGCGGATCCTCGATTGATCTTCCTGGAAAGTGACGTCCAGTTGCCAATGCAAATTGTTCTCGACACCCCAATGGCTCCGCACAGCTTCGGCGAAACGACGGCCGGAGACATAACGGCTTAAAATGTAATAGCGGATGCCGATGCACATTTTGCCGTCGCGGAGAGTGTTGTTGATCGCGATCCCGATCGCCTTCAGGTTCTTCCAGCGATGTGCGTCCGGAAGATCCTCCGGCGCACGACAGATCAGATACTGTCGCAAATCTTCGCGGCCGCCGGTGTTTTCTTTCGTTTCAAATCGTCGCACCGGACAGCGTGCAAAGTCATCTTCCAAATGGTCGGCGAAGAACGCGACAAGACCTGCGTGTAGCGTGGGCTGATTGCCTTTCGCGGCAAGACAATAGTCCGCCTCTGCGTCGACAATCTTCGACGCGATTTCCGTTTGGCAACCCATGGCGTCAATCGTCACTAAAGCACCGGAAACCTCGATCAATTCCAGCAGTTTGGGAATCGCCGTAATCTCATTACTCTTCGCATCGACGACGACTTGCCCGAGACTGATATGATTGGCTGTGGCCCATGCACTGACCATGTGGATGGCCGACTTGCCACTGGCTTTGTCATAGCTGCGACGGAGTGTCTTACCATCGATCGCGATGATTTGTCCGTCACTGATTTTCTGCAGAGAAGTGATCCAATTCAGTAAGCACTTTTCAAATTCTGCAGGACGAATCAGAGCGAGGATGGCGTTGAAACGATCGTGCGACGGAATCCCTGCGGACAGATCGAGATACTTCGCAAACCAATCTCGTTTCGTTCTGCCAAACTTCGCAATCGCGACAAAATCATCCGCGCCACTGATCACAGCACAGACTGCAATGAACAGAATATTTTGAAGCGGATAGACCGGCTCACCGCGCCTTGGATCCGTAACATCAGAGAAATGATCGACAAAACTGGTGGACAAAGGCATGGCAGGAATCCTTTCGCGGCTCAAACATTTCAGCACACATAGCAGCGTGAAACATCACACTGACACTGAAGGTTGCCATCTATACCATCTTATCCAATGTCGCGCAATCCGCCTAGGAACAGATACGTGTAGCCGCCGCAAAAGAGGGCAACCGCAATTCTGTAGAACACCCCCAGCATGATAAACAATGCCAGCACGCCCATTACGAAAACCAGCAGGTGCATTGCCACGGCTGGCAAAGGACGAACCCAGCCGAAGCCGAAATACGTGAAGTGAAGACGCTGCGCTATGTATTCCGACTGCACTCCACCGTGCAACAGAAAGTACCAGACCTTCCAAGCGAGCAGCATTCCGAACAGGATTCGAAAGCAAGCCAGCGAAGCAACGTCGACGGGGGCACACAATCGGCGCCGGATGGCAGAAGAACGAGTGGATTCCGTCACGCGTGCCTCCACATCATCCGGTTTGAACTCACACGCCAGCCTGCCGCATGCGTACATGCTTTGCTACACTTTCGCTGACTGTTATCCACGACTAAGAAAAACTGCGGCTGAGCACATGCAGCAGGAGCATCACATTGAAACGGCGTGTCTTTTTGACTGGCGGTACGGGGCAGGGCCAGCGCGCACTTTGGGCAATTTAGGCTGGCGCGACAAGTGAGTATTGGTTAGTCTTTTCGTGTCGTAACATCGGACTTCACGAGGAGAGGACAAGAGATGTCGACAGTTGAACTGGCGGTCACCCAGGAGCTGACAGGAAACATTGTTCATTACTTTGATCAATTGAAAGACCCGCGTTCCAACATCAATCGTCTGCATCTGCTTGGTGATGTGATTGTGATCGCCATTTGCGGAGTGCTGGCCAACGCCGACGGCCCCAGTGCGATTGCGGAATGGGCGCGACTGAATGCCGATGGCCTGCAGAAACACCTGGCACTTCCGCATGGCATTCCGAAAAAAGATACGTACCGGCGCGTCCTTTCTCTCCTGAAGCCGAACGACTTTCAAGCGTGCTTCGTGCAATGGATTGAATCGCTGGAAGGACTTTCCGACGAACAGAAAGAAGGCTACAGAAAACAGATTGCGATTGATGGCAAAGCACTCCGTCGATCACATGACAAAAAGAATGGGCTGGGTGCGTTGTTCATCGTGAGTGCGTGGGCTTCTGATCAGGGGATTTCTCTGGGACAGGTGGCGACGGAAGAGAAGTCGAACGAGATCACCGCGATCCCGAAATTACTGAACGAAATCAATATCGATGAGGCGATCATTACGATTGACGCAGCGGGTTGTCAAAAAAACATTGCGCAGCAGATCGTGTCTGGCAATGCAGACTATGTGTTAGCCCTGAAAGGCAACCAACCGAAACTCTATGAGGTCGTGCAGAAGTTTTTTCTCGATCACCTGGAGGATGACTTCGCTCGCTGTCCCGTCAGTCGCTATGAAGAAACAGAGAAGGGACACGGTCGGCAGGAACAGAGAATCTACTATCAGGCGACCGTGCCTGTCGATTTTGACGTGGGCCACAAATGGGCCGGACTCAAGACCATCGGAACGGCGATCCGAATGTACGAGCAGGACGGCATTCATCATTCTGACGTTCGCTACTACATCAGCAGTCTGCGTCGCAAAGGCGAGCTGTTCGCAACAACGGTTCGTGGTCACTGGGCCATAGAAAACACGCTGCACTGGAGTCTCGACATGACCTACCGCGAGGATGAGAGTCGAGTCCGAAACCGAATCTTCGCGAACAATTTGTCATGGCTCAGACGACTCACACTCAGCCTCATCAAGAAACATCCTGGCAAACAAAGCAACGTCATGAAAAGAAGAATGGCCGGATGGAACATTGACTATTTGATGCAAATCCTTACCGGCAAAACAACTTAGTATGCGCTGGCCCTGGGGTACGGGGTACATCGGAACGCCCTTGGTCAAACGACTGCTGCAAAGTGATGCCATCGACGAAGTGAACTGCCTGATCCGCACGACAGCCGATTCCGATCGTTTCCCTTCGAGGTCGCTTTTGCGATATTCCGTCGGAGACATCACTCAACCGGCGGCGTACGCAGGCGAATTGAAACAGTGTGACACGCTGATTCATATGGCGGCTGCGACAGGAAAGGTTTCGAAGGCTGAGCATTGGCGGGTTAATTGTGAGGGGACCAAAAATCTGGTTGACGCGAGTGTTGCGGCTGGAATTCGTCACTTCATCTTCATCAGTTCCATCGCCGCCGGGTATCCCGACAACAAATACTACCACTATGCTCAGGCAAAATCCGCAGCGGAACAATATGTACTAAACAGTCCGCTGCAGGCGACCGTGGTTCGACCGACCATTGTGACCGGGCACGACGCTCCCGTCACCCAAGGACTGCGGAAGCTGCGAATGGGGCGGTTGCTTTTGCTGTTCGGAACGGGTGAAGTATGCGTTCAGCCGGTTTCGGTCAGCGACCTTGTCGAAGTTTTACACGA
This DNA window, taken from Fuerstiella marisgermanici, encodes the following:
- a CDS encoding HTTM domain-containing protein yields the protein MEKTYYLNHEYLICLLCFVMAFVPAHRVWSGDSLRPGRHSGSTTPAWTLWLLRFQIAIPYIYAGIAKLDRDWLQGAAVQLGLQERLDVPFIGSWLQHNTAAWSIVYGGLLFDLPIVPCLLWPRTRMAAFAIAALFHTINAVLFDIGVFPWLMIAATTLFLPPDWPRRAMRFGGRNQASDQRPAVEITEPVAAAEKDPNTATVFVLLLFVVVQLLVPFRHHLYPGNPSWTGEGDNFAWRMMLNHKRGGVAFHAVKPGTSQRLPIDVRPMLSRFQYRRLISDPDLILQLAHRLSEGFQKDGFENFEIHAVALVSLNGRRPQLLIDPELDLSQEQRSMFHRPFVLPLTEAVPEQLWNVPVRDWAEDFPELFPAATEDAGSL
- a CDS encoding NAD-dependent epimerase/dehydratase family protein, which encodes MRWPWGTGYIGTPLVKRLLQSDAIDEVNCLIRTTADSDRFPSRSLLRYSVGDITQPAAYAGELKQCDTLIHMAAATGKVSKAEHWRVNCEGTKNLVDASVAAGIRHFIFISSIAAGYPDNKYYHYAQAKSAAEQYVLNSPLQATVVRPTIVTGHDAPVTQGLRKLRMGRLLLLFGTGEVCVQPVSVSDLVEVLHEVTLQQPTRQIIEVGGKDVLTLRRFIECISSPDSKPLIPIPIPLRPARFLLAMMEPAISRWLPLTAGQLALFRNNSTAATSDVGSTHEFMSLEELVAQCHG
- a CDS encoding HTTM domain-containing protein, with product MTESTRSSAIRRRLCAPVDVASLACFRILFGMLLAWKVWYFLLHGGVQSEYIAQRLHFTYFGFGWVRPLPAVAMHLLVFVMGVLALFIMLGVFYRIAVALFCGGYTYLFLGGLRDIG
- a CDS encoding ISAs1 family transposase; translation: MSTVELAVTQELTGNIVHYFDQLKDPRSNINRLHLLGDVIVIAICGVLANADGPSAIAEWARLNADGLQKHLALPHGIPKKDTYRRVLSLLKPNDFQACFVQWIESLEGLSDEQKEGYRKQIAIDGKALRRSHDKKNGLGALFIVSAWASDQGISLGQVATEEKSNEITAIPKLLNEINIDEAIITIDAAGCQKNIAQQIVSGNADYVLALKGNQPKLYEVVQKFFLDHLEDDFARCPVSRYEETEKGHGRQEQRIYYQATVPVDFDVGHKWAGLKTIGTAIRMYEQDGIHHSDVRYYISSLRRKGELFATTVRGHWAIENTLHWSLDMTYREDESRVRNRIFANNLSWLRRLTLSLIKKHPGKQSNVMKRRMAGWNIDYLMQILTGKTT
- a CDS encoding ISAs1 family transposase, with the translated sequence MPLSTSFVDHFSDVTDPRRGEPVYPLQNILFIAVCAVISGADDFVAIAKFGRTKRDWFAKYLDLSAGIPSHDRFNAILALIRPAEFEKCLLNWITSLQKISDGQIIAIDGKTLRRSYDKASGKSAIHMVSAWATANHISLGQVVVDAKSNEITAIPKLLELIEVSGALVTIDAMGCQTEIASKIVDAEADYCLAAKGNQPTLHAGLVAFFADHLEDDFARCPVRRFETKENTGGREDLRQYLICRAPEDLPDAHRWKNLKAIGIAINNTLRDGKMCIGIRYYILSRYVSGRRFAEAVRSHWGVENNLHWQLDVTFQEDQSRIRKGHADMNFSILRRTALSLLKNESTAKVGIKNKRLNAAWDETYLAKVLFGK